From a single Pseudomonadota bacterium genomic region:
- a CDS encoding ABC transporter substrate-binding protein codes for MQDVIAELAPTGVLRAGINLSNFLLVTGKSPAGDPEGVSPDLASEAARRLGVPVVYVPFQRPGELADAAGKNVWDIGLIAVEPARAEAIAFSPAYVEIEATYLVPAGSPLHSIAEVDRPGHRIAVASRSAYDLFLTRNLAHAELVRAPSLEAATKLFVAERLDALAGLKPGLMADIGKLPGARILDGRFTAVQQAIGTVKANEKGAAFLRRFVEEAKASGLVQRLIERHQVRGLAVAPAV; via the coding sequence ATGCAGGACGTCATCGCCGAGCTAGCCCCCACCGGTGTGTTGCGGGCGGGGATCAACCTCTCCAATTTCCTGCTGGTGACCGGGAAGAGCCCGGCGGGCGATCCCGAGGGCGTGTCGCCCGACCTGGCAAGCGAGGCCGCAAGGCGCCTGGGCGTGCCGGTCGTCTATGTGCCGTTCCAGCGGCCGGGCGAGCTCGCCGACGCGGCCGGGAAGAATGTCTGGGACATCGGCCTGATCGCAGTCGAGCCGGCGCGGGCGGAGGCGATCGCCTTCAGCCCGGCCTATGTCGAGATCGAGGCCACATATCTGGTGCCGGCGGGCTCGCCCTTGCACAGCATCGCCGAGGTCGACCGCCCGGGCCACCGCATCGCGGTCGCTTCCAGGAGCGCCTATGACCTCTTTCTCACCCGCAACCTCGCACATGCCGAGCTGGTGCGGGCCCCCAGCCTGGAGGCGGCGACCAAGCTGTTCGTGGCCGAGAGGCTCGACGCTCTGGCCGGTCTCAAGCCCGGGCTCATGGCGGACATCGGCAAGCTGCCCGGTGCGCGCATTCTCGATGGACGCTTCACCGCGGTGCAGCAGGCGATCGGCACGGTGAAGGCGAACGAGAAGGGCGCGGCCTTCCTCCGCCGCTTCGTCGAGGAGGCGAAGGCCTCCGGCCTGGTCCAACGCCTGATCGAGCGCCACCAGGTGCGCGGCCTCGCGGTGGCGCCGGCGGTCTGA
- a CDS encoding cobalamin-independent methionine synthase II family protein, translating into MPSSPGRILTTHVGSLPRPQELTDMLFRRAADEPVDPTRFEATVAEAVMDAVRRQKRASIDIPSDGEMSKISYATYVSERLTGFSGDSPRRVPADLLEVPRYMKRLAATGGTPSLPRPCCTGAIEVRTTEPLEADLSRFAQALQANGYTQGFMNAAAPGVISLFQPNRYYKSDDAYLEALSKAMTAEYRRIVEAGLYLQIDSPDLGVGRHTMYADLEEDEFIRRLGGHVAALNAALAGIPKDRVRLHLCWGNYEGPHTRDIPLARILPTVLEIHAGAISFEAANPRHAHEWVVFRETRLPEDRILIPGVIDSSTNFVEHPDLVAERLCRFADVVGRERVMAGTDCGFATVAGWATVDPDIVWMKLEAMAEGASRASRMLWKH; encoded by the coding sequence ATGCCATCGAGTCCTGGCCGCATTCTGACGACCCATGTCGGTAGCTTGCCGCGGCCGCAGGAGCTGACCGACATGCTGTTTCGCCGCGCCGCCGACGAGCCGGTCGACCCAACTCGGTTCGAGGCGACGGTCGCCGAAGCGGTCATGGATGCCGTCCGCCGCCAGAAGCGGGCGAGCATCGATATCCCGAGCGACGGCGAGATGAGCAAGATCAGCTACGCCACCTATGTCTCAGAACGCTTGACCGGGTTTTCCGGCGACAGCCCAAGGCGGGTGCCCGCCGATCTCCTGGAGGTTCCCCGCTACATGAAGCGCCTGGCCGCAACCGGCGGCACGCCCAGCTTGCCGCGCCCCTGCTGCACCGGCGCCATAGAGGTCCGCACCACGGAGCCGCTCGAGGCCGATCTCAGCCGGTTCGCCCAGGCCTTGCAGGCGAACGGCTACACGCAAGGCTTCATGAACGCCGCTGCACCGGGGGTGATCTCGCTGTTTCAGCCGAACCGCTACTACAAGAGCGACGATGCCTATCTGGAGGCGCTGTCGAAGGCCATGACCGCCGAGTATCGCCGCATCGTCGAAGCCGGCCTCTATCTCCAGATCGACAGCCCCGATCTCGGTGTCGGCCGGCACACCATGTATGCCGATCTCGAGGAGGACGAATTCATTCGCCGCTTGGGCGGCCATGTCGCGGCGCTCAACGCGGCCCTTGCCGGCATTCCGAAGGATCGGGTGCGCCTCCACCTCTGCTGGGGCAACTACGAGGGCCCGCACACACGCGATATCCCGCTCGCCCGCATCCTGCCGACGGTCCTCGAGATCCACGCCGGGGCGATCTCCTTCGAGGCCGCCAATCCTCGCCACGCTCATGAATGGGTGGTCTTCCGCGAGACCCGGCTGCCCGAGGACCGCATCCTCATCCCGGGCGTGATCGACAGCTCGACCAACTTCGTCGAGCATCCCGATCTGGTGGCCGAACGCCTCTGCCGCTTCGCCGATGTAGTCGGGCGCGAGCGGGTGATGGCCGGCACCGATTGCGGCTTCGCCACCGTGGCCGGCTGGGCCACCGTCGATCCGGACATTGTGTGGATGAAGCTGGAGGCGATGGCCGAGGGTGCGAGCCGCGCCTCGCGGATGCTGTGGAAGCATTGA
- a CDS encoding membrane dipeptidase, with product MTTPISEKASALHQASIVWDAHACLPLMPGQSMAELERHRRAGASFVSVNVGMDFNPIPQVMRVIAGFRAWLAAHSEHFLLAGSIADVRRAKREGKLAVAFDLEGSTMLADDLMMLALYRDLGVRQIHLAYNRDNSIAGGCHGSDMPLTLLGRKVVEEINRIGLLMDCSHSGTRTSMDVMEISSRPVIFSHSNPKALKGHARNITDEQIRACAKTGGVVALSGIGIFLGANDITTETFLRHVDYVVERIGIDHVGIGLDYMFERHVNDSPPGLDKNAWWPPGNEYGALDLETIPPERLPELTEALLAHQYSEADVAKILGGNMARVAGETWAAIEA from the coding sequence ATGACCACCCCAATCTCCGAGAAGGCCAGCGCCTTGCACCAGGCGAGCATCGTCTGGGATGCCCATGCCTGCCTGCCCTTGATGCCGGGGCAGAGCATGGCGGAGCTGGAGCGGCACCGCCGGGCCGGGGCCAGCTTTGTTTCGGTCAATGTCGGCATGGATTTCAATCCGATCCCGCAGGTGATGCGAGTGATCGCCGGCTTCCGCGCCTGGCTCGCGGCACATTCAGAGCACTTCCTCTTGGCCGGCAGCATCGCCGATGTGCGAAGGGCGAAGCGCGAGGGGAAGCTCGCGGTCGCCTTCGATCTCGAAGGCTCGACCATGCTCGCCGACGACCTCATGATGCTCGCTCTCTACCGCGATCTCGGCGTGCGCCAGATTCACTTGGCCTATAACCGCGACAACTCGATCGCCGGCGGCTGCCATGGCAGCGACATGCCCTTGACTCTCTTGGGCCGCAAGGTGGTGGAGGAGATCAACCGCATCGGCCTCCTGATGGACTGCTCCCATTCCGGCACCCGCACCAGCATGGATGTCATGGAGATCTCCAGCCGCCCCGTCATCTTCTCCCATTCGAACCCGAAAGCTCTCAAAGGCCACGCGCGCAACATCACCGACGAGCAGATCCGCGCCTGTGCCAAGACCGGCGGCGTGGTGGCCTTGAGCGGCATCGGCATCTTCCTCGGCGCCAACGACATCACCACCGAGACCTTCCTCCGCCATGTCGACTACGTGGTCGAGCGCATCGGCATCGACCATGTCGGCATCGGCCTCGACTACATGTTCGAGCGTCACGTCAACGACTCGCCGCCGGGCCTCGACAAGAATGCATGGTGGCCCCCCGGCAACGAATACGGCGCGCTCGATTTGGAGACCATCCCGCCCGAGCGCCTGCCGGAGCTGACGGAGGCGCTGCTCGCACATCAATACAGCGAAGCCGACGTCGCCAAGATTCTCGGCGGCAACATGGCTCGCGTGGCCGGAGAGACCTGGGCTGCGATCGAGGCTTGA
- a CDS encoding Gfo/Idh/MocA family oxidoreductase: MTPINWGVLSTAKIGVVKVIPAMQQGKGGRILGLASRDRARAAEVAAKLGIPKSYGSYEALLADPEIDAVYNPLPNHLHVPWTLKALAAGKHVLCEKPIALNAAEAGTLIRARDASGRQVLEAFMVRQHPQWLRARELVRAGRIGALRAISTVFAYHNVDPANVRNQADIGGGGLYDIGCYAVVTARFIMEAEPTRVVATIERDPNFRTDRLSSALMDFPGGRQVTFTCSTQMVPYQRVQIFGTTGRIEVAIPFNAPPDRPCRITVDGGAADGSKAEVEEFPVCDQYTFQGEEAARIFKGEIAAPFPIEDAVANMVVIDALFKSAETGAWIVLARAG; this comes from the coding sequence ATGACCCCTATCAACTGGGGCGTGCTCAGTACGGCGAAGATCGGGGTGGTGAAGGTGATCCCGGCGATGCAGCAGGGCAAAGGCGGCCGCATCCTGGGCCTGGCCTCGCGCGATCGGGCGCGGGCCGCCGAGGTCGCGGCCAAGCTCGGCATCCCCAAAAGCTATGGCAGCTACGAGGCCTTGCTGGCCGATCCCGAGATCGACGCCGTCTACAATCCCCTGCCCAACCATCTGCACGTGCCCTGGACGTTGAAGGCGCTGGCGGCGGGCAAGCACGTGCTCTGCGAGAAGCCGATTGCGCTCAACGCCGCCGAGGCCGGGACCTTGATCAGGGCGCGAGACGCCAGCGGCCGCCAGGTGCTGGAGGCCTTCATGGTGCGCCAGCATCCGCAATGGCTGCGCGCCCGCGAGCTCGTCCGTGCGGGCCGCATCGGCGCATTGCGCGCCATCAGCACGGTCTTCGCCTATCACAATGTCGATCCCGCCAATGTGCGCAACCAGGCCGATATCGGCGGCGGCGGGCTCTACGACATCGGCTGCTACGCGGTGGTGACCGCGCGCTTCATCATGGAGGCCGAGCCGACCCGCGTGGTCGCCACCATCGAGCGCGATCCCAACTTCCGCACCGATCGGCTCTCGAGCGCGCTCATGGACTTTCCCGGCGGCCGACAGGTGACCTTCACCTGCTCGACCCAGATGGTGCCGTATCAGCGCGTGCAGATCTTCGGCACCACCGGCCGCATCGAGGTCGCGATCCCGTTCAACGCGCCCCCCGACCGGCCCTGCCGCATCACCGTCGATGGCGGTGCTGCCGACGGCAGCAAGGCCGAAGTCGAAGAGTTCCCCGTATGCGATCAGTACACCTTCCAAGGCGAGGAGGCGGCGCGCATCTTCAAGGGCGAGATCGCCGCACCCTTCCCGATCGAGGATGCGGTCGCCAACATGGTGGTGATCGACGCCCTCTTCAAATCGGCGGAGACCGGCGCCTGGATCGTGCTGGCGCGAGCCGGCTAG